The Planctomicrobium piriforme genome includes the window TGCCGGCTGCGTTTCGATCGCGGTCCCGGCTACTATCTGGGCGCGGTCTATGTGAACTACGGCATCACATCGCTTCTCGTCACGGCCGCGTTCGTGGCAGGCAGATTCTGGCTGCGGATTCCCAGCTCACAACTGCTCGGGCCGTTACTGGCGTTCTGCCTGCTGTTTCCACTGCTGATTTTTCGCCATGCCCGAGCGATCTGGCTCTCGATGGACTGCCGCCTGGATCCTGCTGTTCTGAATGAAACTGAAGACTCTCCACTGGAATCCTAGTGAAACCGGACGCTAACGCGTGCCGGCTGATCGGCGCCAATCAGCCGCTGGGCGTTAGCCCACGGTTCTACGCAGATCTCCTCGAAGACAAGAACTGACCCAAAGCCTCGGACGCAACACGAGATCAAAGCCCTCTATGCCGATTGTTTTCATTCAGACTTCCGAACTGTCGGCCTGTGCGTTGGGTTGCTACGGCGAGCAACGGACTGCCACCCCGAGCTTTGATGCACTGGCAGCACAGTCGCTGGTCTGCAATCACTTTTATGCGACGGCATGGGAGATAGGTCAGTCGAGCGCGGATCAGGTGATTGTCATCAACCTGGGGATCCCCGAACTCGATCGCGAATCACTTCAAACCGCGGCGGAAAGCTGGCTCGGCGAAGTGGCAGATCAATGTCCGGGATTGGAAGGTTCGCCCCCTCACCCCCAGCCCCTCTCCCCCGAGTACAGGGGCGAGGGGAGCAGCGAGGAACAGCAGTTCGTAGAGCAATTGCCTGTCGAATTTCGGCACCTGATTGTCGCGGCCGCCCGGGCCATTGCCTTGGATGACGCACTGGCATCGACTCTCGATGAGATAGAACTCGATCCTGACTCTGATGTGGTGATCGTTGCCGGAGTTTCCGGCGATGCCGGTCGCGTACCCGACGAGCGCCCCGACTGGCTGGCTGCGGTTTCAGAACCGGTAGTCCATCTGCCGTTGCTGATTCACATTGTCGGGCAGGAGCAGCATGTGCGGATTGATGAACTCGTGGGAGTGGACGACCTGCAGCGTCTGATCGAGATGCTGAAGAATGAGGGTCCGGCTGCCGTCGAGGCGTGGCGAGACAGCCTCGTTCACAACGAACTACGTCTCGATTCTCCGCTGAGTAAAGCCGTGCGAACACAAAAGTGGCTGCTGGTCGAAAAGAAAAACGATCCCGACGAAGCATCCGCGATGCGTGAAGTTCGACTCTTCCGCAAACCCGAAGACGTTTGGGAAATGCTCGACGTCGCCTCGCAGTTTCCGGAACTGATCGACCATTATCTGGAGACAGGCGAACTGCCTGCGGATGTGCCCTTCGTTCAACACGCGTCAACCGAGGAGCCGTGACCATGACTGTCATCGACGCCCATCAGCACTTCTGGCAGTTGAACCTGCCCTTCGAATATGAATGGCTGAAATCGCCCGAGCACGCACCGATCTGCCGTGATTATCTGCCGGATGATCTCAAGCCGCACCTGGACCGTTGCGGAGTGAAGAAAAGCATCTTCGTGCAGACGCAACACGATCTGGCGGAAAACCGTTGGGCTCTCTCGCTGGCAGATCACTACGACTTCCTGGCGGGGGTCGTCGGCTGGGTCGATCTGGCCAGCCCACAGTGTGAAGAGCAATTGCTTGAATTCAAAAATCACCCGAAGTTCGTCGGCATCCGGCATATCACTCAGGCAGAACCGAACCCCGACTTCATCATCCAGCCTGACGTGATGCGCGGGATGAAAGTGCTGGAGAAGCATGCGGTCCCGTTTGACATGCTGTTTTTTGTGCAGCATCTGCGGCATGCGGAAACCGTGGCTCGACAGGTTCCCAACCTGCCGCTGGTGATCGACCATCTCGCCAAGCCGCACATCAAGGCGCAGCAGATCGACGACTGGCTGCCGCATTTGAAGACCGCCGCGAAATGTGAAAACGTGTGCTGCAAGCTTTCCGGCATGGTGACCGAAGCGGACTGGAAAACCTGGAAACCGGCCGACCTGCAGCCATATGTGGATCACGCACTGGAACTCTTCGGCCCGGAGCGCTGCATGTACGGGTCCGACTGGCCGGTCTGCGAACTGGCCGGCAGCTACGAACAGGTGTATCAGGCGACGAGAACCTGCCTGTCCAAGCTTTCAGAAACAGAACAGGCCCAGGTCTTCGGCGGAACGGCGCAGAAATTCTACGAGCTGAAGTAATCTGTCGTCGCACTCCCCTCGCCCCGGTACTCCGGGGAGAGGGGCCGGGGGTGAGGGGTTCCTGCTTCGTCACGCCCCCTTCACTCCGCTTCCGCAATTCCTTCCACCCGGATGACGACTTCCGGAACATCGCTACGATCGGTTGTCAGGACGAGGTCGCCTGAGAACGTGCCGGGCGTCTCTGGAGACACGGTGAGTTCCACCCAATGTTGAGCATGCGGCTCGGGATCGATGGCCGATTCAACGAAAGGCGGAGCCTGTTTTAAGCTGAGCTGGAATGGGGACTGATTCGCGCTGGAGAGTAAAATCCGCCGCGATCGGGTACCTCCTGCCGGCATCTTTCCGAAATGAACTTTGGTCGGAAACACGATGGGCTGAGGCCGGTGCAGGGTCAGTAGCACATCAGACCGGGCGGCTTCACGACCATCGGCCGCCTTGACCGCAACAGGCAATTTCAGCGGCGTATCAGACGGGGCGAATCCGGCTGGAATGTCGATCTTCAGCACCACTTCCCAGGCTTGCCGATAGAGCTGATCTTCAAGTTTCTCAGATGACCCCAGCGATTTCTGCGATTCGACTCTCGCGATCGACGGGAGTTCAGGAAACTCCAACTCGAACGACTCACCACCTGATCCGCGAAAAATGTGTTCAATCAGTAACGAACGCTCTTCAGAGACTTCTTTTCCGGACGCCAATTCGATCGTGACGACATGCGGCGTGACCCGCAGATCGAGCCAGGTCTGCAAACTGCAGCGGACTGTCACATTTCTGGGCTTAGTCTGATCGCTGACCGAGAACTCGGCGGTGAAGTCTTTTTCGATGGGAGCATCGACGGGCATGACCTTGAACTGCAAAACCCGCTTTTCGCCAGCAGGCACTGTGATCGCCGACCCTTTTTCCAGCGGCACGCCGTTGAACGTGATGCCGTAACAGGCACACCCTGTCGTTACCAGCGTGACCTGTTGATCTTTAGCCGTGCGATTGGTGATTTCGATCGGACAATCAACAAGTTGCGACCGGTCATCCGCAGCCTGGACTTCACTGACCAGCAGACTCTTCGCCTGTACGTCCGTCGTGAATTCCACCTGACCGCCCGAACGCAAGCAGCCGACGAAGATCAACAGCGGCCAGAACCAGCCAGTGCGAATGACGAATTGATGAGTCAAGGTGCAACGCATTGTTTGGAGTATTGAAAATCCCCAGGAGACTGAATCACGAAGAGAAGAAACCACGAAAGAGACGAAAACATTTCACCTGAAATCGAACGGCCTTGGCCGAAGGCATTTCTTTTTTCGTGTGTTTCGTGTCTTTCGTGGTTCAATCCCCTGATTTTTTGTGTCTCTCGACCTCCGTGGTAACAATCCCCCTAAGAGTGAGAGTTTCAACATTAGATTCCCCGCAGGAACATCGCAATTTCATCACCTGCGAACTCACAAGGTTGCGTGGAATCCGTCGAGTCAGCGGAACGGCGCTTTGGCAATTCGCCTCTGCATCCCGTAAAACTGGCGGTTTGGCTGTGAAGGCCGTCTCATCACAATCAGCAATTGCACGCCTCGCTCACCAACCTCGCCGACCATGACCGTCGAACCGACGCATCTCTCCAAACCAGAACAACTGCGGGCCTGGGACAACGCCCATGTCTGGCACCCGTTCACCGCTATGCAGGCGTATGAGCAGGAACAGGCGCCGATCATCACTTCGGCGGAAGGCTTTGAACTGATCGACTTCGAGGGGAATCGCTACCTCGACGGCATTTCGTCGCTGTGGTGCAACGTGCATGGGCACCGCGTCCCGGAGATCGATGCGGCAATCAAAGCGCAAGTCGATCGAGTGAGCCACTCGACGCTGCTGGGACTTTCGTCCGAGCCGTCGATCGAGCTGGCGCGGCGGCTTGTCGAACGCGCACCCGCTGGCCTCACGCGGGTTTTCTACTCCGACAGTGGCGCGACGGCCGTGGAAGCCGCATTGAAAATGGCTTTCCAGTATCACCGACAGAAGGGCAATAAGCCTGAGCAGCGGGATCTGTTCTGCACCGTGGGCAATGCCTATCACGGCGACACCATCGGCTCGGTCAGCGTCGGCAGTATGGAATTGTTTCATCGGGTGTACGGCCCGTTGCTGTTTCGAACGCTGTCGTGTCCTTCGCCCCAAACACTTCGCCGGCCTGTCGGATTCACTGCTGAGGGTTATCGTGAATTCTGCTTCGCCGAAGTCGAACGCATCGTCGCCGAGAACGCATCACGACTGGCGGCGTTCATTATCGAGCCGCTGGTGCAGGGAGCGGCGGGCATTCTCGTCCATCCGCCGGGGTATCTGCGGCATGTCCGCGAGGTCACGCGGCGACACGGAGTTCCACTGATCGCCGATGAAGTCGCGGTCGGCTTTGGCCGCACCGGAACGCTGTTCGCCTGTGAGCAGGAAGACGTGAGCCCCGACTTGATGTGCCTCGCGAAGGGCCTGACGGGAGGTTATCTGCCAGTCGCGGCAACCCTGGCGACCGATGAGATCTACTCGGCGTTTTTAGGAGATCCGTCGGAAGGCCGCACCTTTTTCCACGGGCACACGTTTACCGGCAATCCGCTCGGCTGCGCGGCGGGGCTGGCGTCGCTGGAGCTGTTTGAACGGAACAAGGTGCTGCAGAACGTCGCGTCGAATTCGCTCAAACTGCGAGAGCGGTTGTCAGTGCTCGACTCACATCCGCATGTCGCCCAGATCAGGCAGAAGGGGATCATGGTCGGCGTCGAACTGGTCCGCGACCGCGAAACGCTTACTTCGTTCCCGTCAGAGCGCAGGACAGGGCATCAAGTCACGCTGGCCGCTCGCCGTCGCGGCGTGATTGTGCGACCGCTGGGAGATGTGGCTGTCTTGATGCCTGCTCCAGCGATGCCTGGTGAATTGATCGACCGGCTCTGTGACGTGTTTCTGGAATCGATCGACGAAGCCACGCTCGAAAGCTGAAATTCACTGCGTCTGAATCGAAATCCGTCGCGGCTGCGCTCTCGGAATACGCGGCAGCAGCACTTCCAGCACGCCGTTGTTCAGCTTGGCGGAAATGCGTTCGTGGTCGACATCATCGCTGAGAATGAACGATCGCAGGAAATCGCCGTCGTGATATTCCTGATGGATCAACTCGGAGCCATCTGGTGCGGGAGTCGGAACGCGACCAAAGAGGGTCAAACGGTTGTCCTGCACTTGCAGTTCGAGGCCATCGGCCGTGACCCCTGGCAGATCGGCCCGCAACACCAATCCCTGATCGGTCTCGAAGATGTCGATGGGAGGCGTGCGAACCCACCGCTCCGGGGCCTGTTCAGGCGACCGCGGGTGTGGTTCTTCAGGGGGTGGGGGTGCGTTCGACATGAGTTTTCTCACGCGGGATTCGCCGAACTCTCGGCCGAGGCTGGGGCGTCGTTGAGTTTGATGTGCCGGGGGGCGGTCGCCGGGAGTTTGGGGAGAGTCACCCGCAGCAGTCCGTTGGTGAGTTCAGCACCGATGTGATGCTCGTCCACCCGTTCCGGCAGCGCCACAATTCGTTCCCAGGCCCCGCTGGCCCGCTCGCTGCGACGGAACCGATCCGCGGGGACATCCGCCTGCGGTGACCGGACGCCGCTGACTGTCAGTTTGCCGTCGGCGACGTGAATTTCCAGATCTTTCACGTCACAACCAGGCAGTTCAGCGGTGATCAGGTAAGCATCCGCCGTCGCGTAGACGTTTAGTGCCGGGAAGGGGCGTCCCAGCCGCAGGCCTTCGAACGCGAGGTCCATGCTCTTCATCCACCGATCCATCTCGCGTTCGAGATCGGGCAGTGAATGCAGCGGATTACCCCAGCGAAAGACGGCCATGACGATCCCTGAAGGATGGGTGCCGCGACTTGGCGGCGGGCTGATGGACCTGTTTTGGAACTGCCCGGAATGACGGCAGAATGATTCCAGTTCAAGCGAAGCAATTTCCGCGCCCGGCAATGCTCCTGACGCCGTCATTTCTACTGCAACACTCTACACCAAAAAGCTTTACAAGCGTTTAATCCCGCTCATGCCGCCGCCGTAAGAGGACGGTCAACTGTCGTTCTGGCAGACATGCCCCTGGCCGTCGAAACGGCCCTGATTCCTGCTGAACTGCCGAAAAAGGATCAATTCCTTTTGACGGATCAAATGCGTGACATAGGTTTCAGGGTCAATCGACGTTTTCCGTCTCATGTCCCGCAAGGCGCTCCGATGGGTGCAGTCCGAAGATTTCTGCAATCGGAAGATGGCCCAACCGCTGTCGAGTACGCCGTCATGATGGCACTGCTCCTCATGACCTGCATTGTCACGATCAAATCGGTCGGCGACGCCACCAGCGGGATCTGGGCGAACAACAATACCAAGCTAAGCGAAGCGGGCTTTTAGAGAGGCGAGCGGGGCGACGTAAGTCCCCTGTTTCTTCCCGTTTGAATCGCCATCTCTATTCGAGAATGTCACTGTCATTCAACTCGACGATTTCGTCGTCGGGAATGATCTGCTGACCGCCGGTGCGTCCGGAAGAAAAGCCGCCGTCAACGTCCGGAATGGCCACCGGAAACTCGCTGCTGACCATGTGTTGCGACACAGGCGGTGCTTGACGAGGAGCGGCCGCTTTCATTCCAGTTGCTTTCACAGCCGTCGCCTTGGGAGGCGTCTGCCCGTGCGGGGCGAGTCGAAAACCGACATCACCGACCCAGAGAACATCCCCTTCGCCGATCGGAGCTTCGCTGGTCACGACAGTATCGTTCACCCGCATGCCGTTCATGCTGCCGAGATCGCGGACGACGAAACGGTCATCAATCTGGGCAATGCAGCAATGTTTGCGTGAGACTTTGCGGCTCGACGTCAGCACGATGTCGCATTCCGGTCCCCGTCCGAAGAAGAGGATGGCGCGATCGAGCACGACGGTCGGACCGCCATCCAAGGGCACCAGTACCATCTTCATAACAGGACAACCTTCCTTCAGGCCTCTCCAGAGCCGAGAGACGCGTGAACCCGCACAGCTTCATTTTAACCCTGCGAACCGGGATGCGGCATGAACGGATGGGAAAAAATCCGGGTCAATTCTGAAATCGCGAGTTCGGTGCGGGAATTTTCGCTTCAACATGGAGACCTGGAATTCGCAATCTTCCGGAACTTGCCCGATCAGCAACCTTGCTGAATCGGGATTGAGCCAAAACAATCAGCCTGCACGAGTTCGGTTTCCTGTTACGGAGAGTCCCCGGAGTGAAATTCCTGTCCCGCTGGCTGCAAACGCTCGACTGGAAAACCTCTGGAAAATGGACGGTGCTGTCCGTTCTGGTGGGGATCATCGCCGGGCTGGGGGGCATCGTCTTCCTGGTACTGGGCCAACTGGTGACCCACTACACGCTGGTCCCCATTGCCGGGTATGCCCCGCGCGACTCGGCGGGGGAATTCAGCCTGTTCCATCTCGAACATCCGCCTGAGCTGAATGCCTGGCTGATTATCCCGGTGATGATCGTCGGGGGCCTGGCATCCGGCTGGCTGGTGTACACGTTTGCTCCGGAAGCGGAAGGGCACGGGACCGATGCCGCCATCGAGGCCTTCCACCAGAAGCGGGGACTGATTCGCGCCCGCATTCCCTTTATCAAAACACTCGCCTCGGCGCTGACGCTGGGAACCGGAGGATCCGGCGGACGGGAAGGGCCCATTGCGCAGATCGGAGCGGCCTTCGGGTCGTATCTGGGAACCGTGCTGAAGCTGCCGGCGCGGGATCGCCGCATCCTGCTCGCGGCGGGAGTCGGGGCAGGCATCGGGGCGATCTTTCGAGCGCCGCTGGCTGGGGCCTTATTTGCGGCGGAGATTCTGTACAGCGAGTCGGATCTCGAAACCGACGTCATCATTCCCGCCGCGACGGCTTCGATTGTCGGCTACACGGTGTTCACGCTCTGGCTGCCTGCCGATGTGCGTCATTTGCCGCTGTTCGGCAACGGACTGAAAGGCTACGCCTGGAATTCACCGCTGGAACTCGTGCTGTACGGCGTGCTGGCGCTCATGCTGGTGCCGTGTGTGGCGTTCTATGTGAACACGTTCTACGGCACCCAGCGACTGTTCGAAAAAGTGCCGTTGCCCAAGAAATACCGGCCGGCCATCGGCGCAGGGCTGGCGGGATTGATCGGGGTCGGCCTGTTCCAACTGTGGGGACAGGACCGCGCCGCACTGGCGGTGCTGTCGACCGGCTATGGCACACTGCAGGATGCCTTATCCAACGCCGGCACGGTCGGCATCCCGCTGCTGCTCACCGTGGCTGCGGTGAAGGTGGTCACGACGTCACTCACCATCTCGTCCGGCGGATCAGGCGGGGTCTTTGGGCCGTCGATGGTGATCGGCGGTTGCATCGGCTCTGCCATCGGGCTGATTTTTCAGCACTTCTTTCCGGGGATCGTGTCTCGACCAGAAACCTTTGGCCTGGTCGGGATGGCGGGCTTTTTCTCAGGCTGTGCTCATGCTCCGTTTTCGACGATCATCATGGTCTCGGAAATCACTGGCGGCTATGGCCTGCTGCTGCCGGCCATGTGGGTGTCGACCCTGACGTTCGTCCTCTGTCGCCCCTGGAAGCTGTATTCGAAACAGGTGCCCAGCCGGCTCGAATCGCCTGCCCATCGGGGGGATTTTCTTATCGACGTGCTGGAAGGCCTGCGGGTCGACGACATCTATCATCCTCGCAACGATTTCGTCACGATCCCCGAGGGAACAAAGCTCAAGGAGATCGTGCAAAAGGTCGCTGCGACCGAGCAGCACTTCTTTCCGGTCACCGACGCCAACGGCAAAATCATCGGCATCTTTTCGGAGGACGATGTCCGCCCCTATCTGTATGACCAGACGTTGTGGACGCTGGCAAATGCCCGTGACATCATGAATCCCCGGGTGATCAGCGTCACTCCCCACGATGATCTGAACACGGCCATGCGGTGCTTCACCACGATTGCCATGGACGAAATTCCCGTGGTCGATGCGGAAGATCGCGGAAAACTGCTGGGGACATTGCGGCATCAGGAGGCGATTTCTGCATACAATCGTCGCGTGATGGAATTCAAACAGTCCGCGGCCGATCACGCTACCTGACAGTTCGTCTTCACGTATTTCCTTTGTTCGACTTCCCCTTCATTCGCCGGACTGTATGCGTCACTGGCTCTGGATCTCAGGCATTACGCTGGCCTTTCTGGCCGTGGCCTGGCTGCTGGCCGGACTGATTTCCGCGTTTGGATCGTCGCTGTTCGGCGAGTGGCAACTGGTGTTCCAGAATGCCAACGATCCCTGGCGCTGGTGGGGATTGACGGTTCTCTGCGGTGCCTGCGTCGCGACGATTGCCGTCCTCTTCACCTACGAAAGGCGGTTGATTTCCTGGCAACTTGGATTCACGCTACTCGGACTGCGGCTCGCGCTGATTCTGGTCATCTTTCTGACGCTGCTCGAGCCGGTCTGGACCTGGTCTTACGACCGCTCGCAGCCAGAACGGGTGCTGCTGGCGCTCGACGTCTCGCAAAGCATGGACACCGTCGACATGCAGGCGTCGGAACTCGAGAAGCTCCGCTGGGCCGATGCGCTCGGTCTGTTCGGCAGTGACGACGCCCAGACTCGCGCGAAAATCTGGATTGCAGACTTGAAGGCCGGCAAGGAGCCGGAATGGGTGCTGCCCGACGAAGAGACCGATCCCGCTCGGCGCGAACGGCTCGCTCAAGTCCGCAAAGAGAACCTGCAGTCGCAACTGACAGAAGTCGCCAAACTGCCCCGAATCGAAATTCTCCGTCGGGCCATCGCGGCGGTGCCCGATGCCGTGGTCGGAGCTCTATCCAAAGCGAGCGTCCTGCAACTGGCGGCATTTGCCCAGAACAGTGCGCCGATCGAATTGCGGCAGCTGCAACAACCGCTCGATCCGGCATTGCTGAACATCGACCGTACGCACTCCAATCTGGCCGACGCCGCCGAAGCAGCACACTCCGGCTCGAACGACGCCCCGCTCGCTGGAGTGATCCTGCTCAGCGATGGTCACGACACCGACACGCCGGCCACCGCTGCACTGGTCAACCGTCTGCAAGGGCTCGGAGTGCCAGTGCATACTGTCCTGGTCGGCTCCGAACAACGCCCGCGAGATCTCTCGATTCTGCATGTCGATCACCCGGAAACCGTCTTTCTCAAAGACAAGCCGTTGGTCAAAACAATTCTGCAAACGTCGGGCTTCGAAGGGGAATCGCTGACCGTCTATCTGCAATCGCTCGACTCCCCTGACGATGACCCTTTGCAGCGGACGATCAAACCAACCGGCCCTTCCACCGAAGCCGATTTCACGCTCACCGAAATGCCAGTGGGGCGGCACAAGTACCGCATCTGGACGGATGTCGCTCCGATGGAAACGCGGGACGACAACAACAGCGCCGAGTTCGCACTCAGCGTTGTGGACGACCGTGCCCGGGTGCTGGTGATCGAAGGGGAGAGCCGCTGGGAGTTCCGTTTTCTCGACGACACTCTGTCTCGCGATCCACAGGTGTCGCTCGAATGCGTGCTGTTCGAACAACCTTTCCTCGGCATTCTCAAGAAACCCTTCTTCCCAACCAAACTCGACGAACTTGGTCCCGCACCCGCCCAGGGAACGCAGTTCGCCGCCTATGACCTCGTGCTGATCGGCGATGTCTCCCCCGAAGACCTGCGGGCACAACACTGGCAGGAACTCGACCGTTATGTGCGTCAGGAGGGGGGAACGTTGATCCTCACCGCCGGCAAGCGGTTCTTCCCTTTCGCCTATCAAGGAACATTGGCTGAAGAACTGTTGCCGATTGTCGAGCCTCGTCTGCTCAAGCTCGATGAAGCCAAACAAATCGGCCCGCCGCCTGCGCGAGGGTTTCGACTGACCATCGCCGCCGATGGAGATCCGCTGCCGATGTTTCAGCTCGACGGCGACCGCGCGAAGTCGCTGCGAATCTGGTCGGAGCTGCCGGGCCACTTATGGGGAATCGTGGGAAAGGTGCGCGGCGGGGCGAGCGTGTGGGCTGCTGGACTCGCGCCAGGCGAACGGCCGACGCTCGACAGCGAACGCCAGAACGCAATCATCGCCCAGCACTATGTGGGGGCAGGGCAGGTGGTGTGGATCGGCATCGACAGCACCTGGCGCTGGCGCTATCTGGTGGGGGACGTGTACCATCACCGGTTCTGGGGACAACTCATTCGCTGGGCAGTCTCTTTCAAGGCGTCGGCCGGAAATGACTCACTGCGACTGGGACTGCGGGAAGCAGTCATCCGCGCCGGGCAGACCGCGCATGTTCAAGTCCGTATCGACGAACGCTTCCTCGCGCAGAATCCGAATCTAAAGGCGCAAGCCGTGCTGACGCGACAAGCCGCTGACCGACCCTATTCCCAGACCATCGATCTCGCCACTCGGGAAGGAAACGCCCTGTTACTGGAAAGCCAGGCCCCCGGTCTGCCGCCGGGCGAATACAAGGTGCAACTCAAACTCACCGGCGGAGAGACTCAGCAAGAGTTGCCAGAGGTGCTGCTGGTGGTCAACGCCGAACTGACGCCTGAACTGCAGGACGTCCACGCCAATCGCCCGTTGCTCGAACAAATCGCGTCGGCCACCGGCGGACAGTTCCTGCAACTGAACGAACTGCACCGCCTGCCGGAACTCTTTCAGGACGCGAACCAGACCGAACACATCCGCGAAGAAGTCCCCCTCTACAGCCACTGGCTGATCCTGATTCTCTTCAGCGGGATTGCCATGACGGAATGGGTGCTGAGGAAACTGAATGGACTGCCGTAGGGCGTAGAAACACACACAATTTCGTTGAGACACTGGTCTTGAGCCTCCAGCAGCCTCCTGAATGAGTACGATGCTGGCAGCTCAACAAGGCTTTGCTAGAATCGAGCGAATTTTCCGTTTCTCAGAAAAATGGAAAGCCTTCAGAACATGCGGTTTGCGATCAAGTGGCACAAATGAAAATCCCCACAATCTCACTCTTTGCCGGCTGCGGAGGACTCGACCTGGGCGCGGAAAAAGCAGGCGCTAAAGTCGTGTTTGCCAACGACATAAACGAAGATTCCTGTAGCACACTGAAAAAATATTTCCCTAAGATTACCGTTTTTCAAGGTGATATTTCGACGGCATCGGCCTTCCCGGACGCCGACCTGGTGATCGGAGGATATCCTTGCCAGTCATTCTCCATGGGGGGCAAACGGAATCCAGTCGCAGATAAACGAACTCAGCTTTACCAGGAGTTTGGTCGCTGCCTAAAGATAGTTAAACCTCGCTACTTCTTGGCAGAAAATGTATCTGGACTCAAGAAGCTGCAAAATGGTGAATTTCTTCAGCATCAAATTGATCTCTTCGATTCGCTCGGATACCGCCTCTCGACGAAGATGGTCAATGCATGCGATTACGGCGTACCGCAAAAAAGAAAGCGGCTGATCATCGTCGGAGTGAGAAATGATCTGCGTAAGGCTTTTTGCTTTCCGAGTGAGACCCACGGAAGAGCCACAAGAAAACACCCAGGCTTAATTCCATATACTTCGCACGGGGATGCAATCAGACATCTGCCGCTCTGGCCTGCTGGTGAATTTTACGAACGTCCCCACGACCCCGACGGCCACATGTCTTGGTATTATATGTCAAGAAACAGAAAATCAAAGTGGGACGAGCCTTCGTATACCATCGTAGCCAATTGGCGACATGTTACTCTTCATCCTGCTTGTCCAACCATGACACTCACTTGGTCAAATCTCTCGGATGGATGGAAGCAACGCTGGGACTTCAGCAAAGAATACGAACACCTAGACACAGACAGTAGCCGGCCAATTCTTTCCACTCCTAGGCGGCTATCTTGGCGGGAGTGTGCTGCCATACAGACTTTCCCGGCCGACTTCACTCCGGTGGGTAAAGTCGAGTCCATTTTCACACAAATCGGAAATGCCGTGCCTCCGCTTCTCGCAGAGACGATTCTGCGGCCGTTGCTCAACGGAGAGGGGCTCGTTCGACGGACAACTTCCAAGGA containing:
- a CDS encoding DNA cytosine methyltransferase encodes the protein MKIPTISLFAGCGGLDLGAEKAGAKVVFANDINEDSCSTLKKYFPKITVFQGDISTASAFPDADLVIGGYPCQSFSMGGKRNPVADKRTQLYQEFGRCLKIVKPRYFLAENVSGLKKLQNGEFLQHQIDLFDSLGYRLSTKMVNACDYGVPQKRKRLIIVGVRNDLRKAFCFPSETHGRATRKHPGLIPYTSHGDAIRHLPLWPAGEFYERPHDPDGHMSWYYMSRNRKSKWDEPSYTIVANWRHVTLHPACPTMTLTWSNLSDGWKQRWDFSKEYEHLDTDSSRPILSTPRRLSWRECAAIQTFPADFTPVGKVESIFTQIGNAVPPLLAETILRPLLNGEGLVRRTTSKETLDNNALQQLLLWN
- a CDS encoding vWA domain-containing protein, whose protein sequence is MRHWLWISGITLAFLAVAWLLAGLISAFGSSLFGEWQLVFQNANDPWRWWGLTVLCGACVATIAVLFTYERRLISWQLGFTLLGLRLALILVIFLTLLEPVWTWSYDRSQPERVLLALDVSQSMDTVDMQASELEKLRWADALGLFGSDDAQTRAKIWIADLKAGKEPEWVLPDEETDPARRERLAQVRKENLQSQLTEVAKLPRIEILRRAIAAVPDAVVGALSKASVLQLAAFAQNSAPIELRQLQQPLDPALLNIDRTHSNLADAAEAAHSGSNDAPLAGVILLSDGHDTDTPATAALVNRLQGLGVPVHTVLVGSEQRPRDLSILHVDHPETVFLKDKPLVKTILQTSGFEGESLTVYLQSLDSPDDDPLQRTIKPTGPSTEADFTLTEMPVGRHKYRIWTDVAPMETRDDNNSAEFALSVVDDRARVLVIEGESRWEFRFLDDTLSRDPQVSLECVLFEQPFLGILKKPFFPTKLDELGPAPAQGTQFAAYDLVLIGDVSPEDLRAQHWQELDRYVRQEGGTLILTAGKRFFPFAYQGTLAEELLPIVEPRLLKLDEAKQIGPPPARGFRLTIAADGDPLPMFQLDGDRAKSLRIWSELPGHLWGIVGKVRGGASVWAAGLAPGERPTLDSERQNAIIAQHYVGAGQVVWIGIDSTWRWRYLVGDVYHHRFWGQLIRWAVSFKASAGNDSLRLGLREAVIRAGQTAHVQVRIDERFLAQNPNLKAQAVLTRQAADRPYSQTIDLATREGNALLLESQAPGLPPGEYKVQLKLTGGETQQELPEVLLVVNAELTPELQDVHANRPLLEQIASATGGQFLQLNELHRLPELFQDANQTEHIREEVPLYSHWLILILFSGIAMTEWVLRKLNGLP